In Camelina sativa cultivar DH55 chromosome 17, Cs, whole genome shotgun sequence, the genomic stretch TATCGCCGCCACTGTGGTTTACAACGAGTATATCAACGATAGGCATCACGTTCATATGAATTCGACGGAGTGGGCGACGTTGACTGAGTTCATCAAGTATCTTGGGAAGACGGGTAAGTGTAAGGTTGAAGAGACTCCTAAAGGTTGGTTTATTACTTATATTGATAGAGACTCAGAGACTATGTTTAAGGAGAGGTTGAAGAATAAGAGAGTTAAGAGTGATTTAGCTGAGGAGGAGAAACAAGAGAGGGAGATTCAGAGGCAGATTGAGAGAGCTGCTGAGAAATTGAATGCTGCTGGTGGTGGTAGTGAAGGTGAGAGCAGTGGTAAAGAAGTTGTTGAGGataatgatgttgatgatgatgatgagaagaagaagaagaaagatgaagaagtgaAGTTTAAGAGTGGGGTTAAGGTTGGGTTTGCTCTTGGTGGAGGGGTTAAACAGGTTGTTACGGGTAAAGAGAGAGTGGAGAGCTCGAAGATCGTGTTTGAGGATGAAGAGAATGACAAGGttgggaagaggaagagaagcgGGGACTCGGGAAGGagcgagaaggagaagagatcaGCTTTGGATGATTTGATGAAAGAGGAAGAGAATAAGAAGGAGAGGATGAATCGTAAAGACTACTGGTTGTTCGAAGGGGTTATTGTGAAGGTGATGAGTAAGGCTTTGGCTAAGAAAGGGTACTACAAGCAAAAAGGTGTTGTGAAGAAAGTGATTGATAAGTATGTTGGGGAGATCGAAATGCTTGATTCTAAGCATGTGCTGAGAGTTGATCAGGAGGAGCTAGAGACGGTGATTCCTCAGATAGGAGGGACAGTGAAGGTAGTGAATGGTGCATACCGTGGTTCCAATGCAAGGTTGTTGGGTTTGGATACTGAGAAGTTTTGTGCTAAAGTGCAGATCGAGAAAGGTGTTTACGATGGAAGAGTCATCAAGTCCATTGACTATGAGGACATATGCAAACTTGCTTAGTTATTATATCTTTAGACCATGTTGGGTTTTACGATGCCTTGTATTTCTGGttgaacctttttaaaaaatctgcaAGTGAAGCATTATGATCCATGATACATAGCCTCATGACTGATGATTCCTTTTCACACATGTTATGTTATTGACTGGAATATTGGTCTACTCAATATAGTTGGTATCTTTGAGAAATCTTGTGATGTTTTTGATCAAAGCTAAAGGCTTGAAGTAGACACACATAGACTTAGATATCTATGTTATTCCATGTTTCCATATTCTCTGTTCTCGTCGTCCATGCCAAATGCATCATCATCCTTAACAAGTTATTCTGTACTCTTATATGTTGCATCATCTTCAATATTATAAGAAGTGAATGTGAAAAACATTTTAGTCAAATCATATAAAAGGTTTGAATTTCTTTTAGTACGATTTACCTTCGTAATAATTTACCTATACTATACTTGTGAACTTGTATGTTGactgcaaacaacaaaaatattgaaacttgaaagtggTAACTGGGGGAAAGATCAAATGGGGAGGAGGTAATTTATCCACAAGTCTTTAAAAAAAGCAAACCGCACTGAAAAAGCAAacctttcctttctttttcctgGTTGGTCTActgtaataatataataaagtttggGTTTAGTTCTTGACTTGTTTTGTCAAAATCCTGAATTCCCAAATATActaatcagagagagagagaaaaagggaaGAATAATAACAACACTACGAGAGTCTGTCTACAAGTCCACGACTCTGATcaatttgttcttcatctaaTTCCTTATTCTCAGGGAAATCGAGGGTTTTTAAATTcatagtctctctctctctctctctttaggtTCGTTGTTGTCCCTCTCAAATCAGAAAAGTATCAacctttttaatattcattcccTCTTGGATCGTACTTTTTTCATCGCTGATTTGTTCTCTCAAAAGGGAATCTCTACTTTTTCATTACCATTGCCTTTGGTCTTTCTCCGTTACCTCAATCTATGCTTCTTTGATTCTCTTTTAAGAGGATTTTGTAATACTTTTTTATTCTGAGGAAACCCTTTTCTCTGGGGTTTGTCTTTCTTCTAATCCAGAAACCAAACTAGTTCAAAGTTTGTAGCTTTGTTCCATCTGGGTATACCAAATGGGATAAATCGAGACAGAGAGGTGTAAAGCAATTCTCCATTTGATGATCAACTGTTTCAAAGACTCAATACATGTTTTGATGACTGTTTTGCTCTGTAAGATTATTTATTCAAGTGCTCCTTTTTATCTGTTTCTGTATCCCTCTCATTATCTCACTTATACGTGGCAAGTTCGCTGAAGTTGAAAACTTTGTTGGTTTCAGCTACtaatgacgatgatgatgatcatgaagAGGCTGTTAATCATGTGGATGGTCATAGGAATGATGAGGCTAGAGAAGAAGTAAATGCAAAGGAAGACGAAGGTCAAATTGGTGGTGTCACCACTCTCACTCTGAAAAGTAGTCTTAGAAAGGATTCAAATTCAACAGAAGCtgggaagaaggagaagaagaaggtgcaATGGGTGGATGTTATAGGGAAAGAACTTGCTGAGATTCGAGAATTCGAACCTAGGTTAGTCTCCTTTCTTGAGAATTTAGAGACAAAGCTTAGTTTGGTCATAAGGACTCTTTATGTACATGTTTTATGGAGAGTTTGATTGATTTTGGAATAATGATGTgattatttcattttcttgcagtgaagaagatgatattgaTTCTGATCGGGGAAAAACCTGTGTTTGTGTAATCCTGTGATCCCTCCACTTTAGTTTAACTGGGAGATCTAAggcaaaaaaaagacaaagttgGTGGCTTCAGCattaaaatttcatatacaTGGAGGTACATATAGAATCTGCATTTGTGTTCTGAAGCCAATCTTAAGTTTGTGCGGTTGAAGCCATATGATGATTCCTGATTTAACACGGACGGAagcattctttttcttcttcttctgtagaAGTGTTTAAAGTATAGGTTCTTTAACttcatttgtttcttcaatCATTTAATGAAGTTCTTTCTCATTCATATTGTGGAGCAAGTAGATTTAACAATCGCTATGTGCATCGATATCTCGTTCTGTGGTTTAGTTCAAATGAATCTGACATCACTATGTTGGATCAATGTCTAAGTTACAACTTGCTTCAATCTGAGAGAAAACTGCGGCTTGTTGTCTTACACACTGCCCTTATTTGTACGTTCATTATAAGAATTTGTGCATAGATGTCGCTGGTGGTATGTTAGCATTTTTTATATCCAAGTCTCCTACTCATAACTTTGCAAGCTTGAACCAATATGTTACCATGGTTGGATGATAAACAACAAGTTTGATAGGTCTAGTACTAGTATTGCAGAGTATATCTCAAGGCTTAGACTGTGGAACATCTGTTTCGATTTCTTCTAGGCCACCAAAAGCTCATTAAATTCCATACAGAATGTGAATATATTTGTGGTCCACAAGTAGGTTCTTGAAGGGAGTTTGTAACAACACCCGAGAACTATAACTCCTAACTATAACTCATATGTTGCAAAACTCGCCGCTCAATCTGTTAGACAAAAAACTCATAGGTGAGACATTCTTGATTTGGATCTCTCAGTATCTTTCCTGAGTTATTGTTTGCAGCCAAGAAAAGAATCATGAGACTA encodes the following:
- the LOC104758825 gene encoding uncharacterized protein LOC104758825, giving the protein MINCFKDSIHVLMTVLLSTNDDDDDHEEAVNHVDGHRNDEAREEVNAKEDEGQIGGVTTLTLKSSLRKDSNSTEAGKKEKKKVQWVDVIGKELAEIREFEPSEEDDIDSDRGKTCVCVIL
- the LOC104758826 gene encoding DNA/RNA-binding protein KIN17-like, which encodes MGKNDFLTPKAIANRIKAKGLQKLRWYCQMCQKQCRDENGFKCHCMSESHQRQMQVFGQNPTRVVDGYSEEFEQTFLDLMRRSHRFSRIAATVVYNEYINDRHHVHMNSTEWATLTEFIKYLGKTGKCKVEETPKGWFITYIDRDSETMFKERLKNKRVKSDLAEEEKQEREIQRQIERAAEKLNAAGGGSEGESSGKEVVEDNDVDDDDEKKKKKDEEVKFKSGVKVGFALGGGVKQVVTGKERVESSKIVFEDEENDKVGKRKRSGDSGRSEKEKRSALDDLMKEEENKKERMNRKDYWLFEGVIVKVMSKALAKKGYYKQKGVVKKVIDKYVGEIEMLDSKHVLRVDQEELETVIPQIGGTVKVVNGAYRGSNARLLGLDTEKFCAKVQIEKGVYDGRVIKSIDYEDICKLA